In the Anastrepha obliqua isolate idAnaObli1 chromosome 1, idAnaObli1_1.0, whole genome shotgun sequence genome, one interval contains:
- the LOC129245229 gene encoding sodium/potassium-transporting ATPase subunit beta-1-like, whose amino-acid sequence MYEPAGNYVLEKRFRHKNDDEDSAAFQSTSLGASTSQAANKESAPETSASNFLLKSVQKVYQLPKKRRSRSKEPIPSKFALPGQTKRNKLYWLKTLVYYALFLAGIAALFSCCFLAYMSTLPEEVPRVSKYQPALIYYPNLESYYINRIIWNEQNEEDINRIVKQINSFLKKFRMHGKFGECTEFDSYGYKDQSPCIFLKVNRIAGFRVDAIEDSKDVSWREHGLKRHIESLPSHERKGRLWITCRSDAWLDMKYIPRSRSIPVERLNSKGLKNLNYQRSTNYTDERIVAIKLRGIPLNVPFTVRCKMFAKNIEVDYYRNLDIGGVNFDIHAIV is encoded by the coding sequence atgtatgagCCAGCTGGAAATTATGTTCTCGAAAAGCGATTTCGACATAAAAATGATGATGAAGACTCTGCAGCGTTTCAAAGTACATCGCTGGGCGCCAGCACTTCCCAAGCAGCTAACAAAGAAAGTGCTCCCGAAACTAGCGCTAGTAATTTTCTATTGAAATCAGTTCAAAAAGTATATCAACTCCCGAAAAAACGCAGAAGCCGAAGCAAGGAACCTATACCCTCAAAATTCGCTCTACCTGGACAAACTAAACGAAACAAATTATATTGGCTTAAAACGCTGGTGTATTACGCACTCTTTCTAGCAGGGATTGCTGCCCTGTTTTCCTGTTGTTTTCTGGCTTACATGTCAACACTACCAGAAGAAGTTCCACGGGTCTCAAAATACCAGCCAGCCTTAATTTATTACCCAAACCTCGAATCGTATTACATAAATCGCATTATTTGGAATGAACAGAACGAAGAGGATATCAATAGAATCGTCAAgcaaataaacagttttttgaaaaagtttcgcATGCATGGAAAATTTGGCGAATGCACGGAATTTGACTCTTATGGATACAAAGATCAAAGTCCATGTATCTTTTTGAAAGTCAACAGAATCGCCGGTTTTAGAGTTGATGCCATTGAGGATTCAAAAGATGTGTCGTGGCGAGAACATGGTTTGAAGAGACACATCGAGAGCCTACCTTCACATGAACGAAAGGGACGTCTATGGATAACGTGCAGATCAGATGCTTGGCTGGATATGAAATACATTCCTAGATCACGATCCATACCCGTTGAGAGACTCAATAGCAAGGGCTTAAAAAACTTGAACTACCAAAGAAGTACGAACTATACAGATGAGCGCATCGTTGCAATCAAGTTACGAGGCATTCCTCTTAACGTACCTTTTACCGTTCGATGTAAAATGTTTGCGAAAAATATCGAGGTCGATTATTACCGCAATCTCGATATAGGTGGCGTCAATTTTGATATTCACGCTATtgtctga